A genomic region of Capnocytophaga canimorsus contains the following coding sequences:
- the rodA gene encoding rod shape-determining protein RodA — MKQNVLKNLDWICIICYLLLVTIGWITIYSTTVTDPQASVFNLNFFYGKQLLFIGLSVLLIIFILAVDSKFFENFSTVFYIVSLVLLAGLFLFGKKINGSLSWYAIGPITFQPSEFAKVATALFFAKYLSNIHTDISRTKDLVYAVLILAIPGGLIILQPDAGSLLVFFSLIFVLHREGMSLSLLFYLLLGGLVFVTTLKFGIPITLLISAIGVTLYVLLIKKRTKKIPFFNASIVTAICVITTLATPFVFDSVMKQHHRNRFSLWLSLEDDPVKLAAMRRDFGYNSYMSESAMTAGGIYGKGFLEGTRTKGGFVPEQHTDYIFTSLGEEWGLIGTISVVLLFSFLLLRLIVLAEKQRSNFSRIYGYCVASILFIHFLVNIGMVIGLIPTIGIPLPFFSYGGSGLWAFTILLFIFLRLDANRIHDWIN; from the coding sequence ATGAAACAAAACGTATTAAAGAATTTGGATTGGATTTGTATCATCTGCTATTTGCTTTTGGTAACCATCGGGTGGATTACTATTTACTCTACTACCGTTACTGACCCACAAGCAAGTGTTTTCAATCTTAATTTTTTCTACGGAAAGCAATTACTTTTCATCGGATTGAGTGTTTTGTTGATTATCTTTATTTTAGCGGTAGATTCAAAGTTTTTTGAAAATTTTTCGACAGTATTCTATATCGTTAGCCTTGTATTATTAGCAGGGTTGTTTCTCTTTGGAAAGAAGATAAATGGTTCGCTTTCGTGGTATGCCATTGGACCGATTACCTTCCAACCCAGCGAATTTGCTAAAGTAGCTACAGCCTTATTTTTTGCTAAGTATTTGAGCAATATTCATACCGATATTAGTCGCACCAAAGATTTGGTATACGCGGTTTTAATATTGGCTATTCCTGGCGGACTTATTATCTTACAGCCCGATGCGGGGAGCTTATTGGTTTTCTTTTCTTTGATTTTTGTGCTTCATCGTGAGGGAATGTCTTTGAGCTTGTTGTTCTATTTGTTATTGGGCGGACTTGTTTTCGTCACTACATTAAAATTCGGGATACCTATTACGTTACTGATTTCGGCTATTGGTGTTACCCTTTATGTGCTTCTGATAAAAAAACGCACCAAAAAAATACCTTTTTTCAATGCTTCAATTGTAACAGCCATTTGTGTAATCACCACCCTTGCAACGCCTTTTGTTTTTGATTCGGTTATGAAACAGCATCATCGTAACCGATTTAGTCTTTGGTTAAGTTTGGAAGACGACCCTGTAAAATTGGCTGCAATGCGACGTGATTTCGGATATAACTCTTATATGTCCGAGTCGGCGATGACTGCTGGCGGAATTTACGGAAAAGGATTTTTAGAAGGCACACGTACCAAAGGCGGTTTCGTGCCAGAGCAACATACCGACTACATATTCACTTCATTGGGTGAGGAGTGGGGGCTTATTGGCACAATTAGTGTGGTGCTACTTTTTAGCTTCTTACTTCTACGCCTGATTGTTTTGGCGGAGAAACAGCGCTCTAATTTTAGTCGAATTTACGGCTATTGTGTGGCTTCTATTTTATTCATTCATTTTTTAGTGAATATCGGAATGGTTATTGGTTTGATACCTACTATTGGGATTCCCTTGCCTTTTTTTAGCTATGGCGGTTCTGGGCTCTGGGCATTTACCATACTTTTGTTTATTTTCTTACGATTGGATGCTAATCGCATTCACGATTGGATCAATTAA
- a CDS encoding DUF5689 domain-containing protein, with protein sequence MNLKRLISVIGVFLLTLATAVSCVKDTDYELPDLKETVPTFDGKIVDFTKVIGTATAEVTEYANNEAFQGYVVSSDEGGNFYEKIYLQNEAKTQAIAIAIRKSGIYADFPIGAKVQIRLKGLTTQINNGILEVGYQIHTLGSRKSVGKMPVSVYKKHVFNLQETPKPQTELNKDITEVKSVKNDGSLGQLITLKGVSFSKTDIGKKFHIKENDERQGTDYTLTDDKGETVKFRTSRYAKFINETVPAGKLDITGILTKFGSNYQFLINNITDIKVVGNSDNNNGNDNNVVISQFPYNQNFEKDPTSEGWKIITTKGERKWEKKEYKGTHYMRMTAFVKDKPVTNVTTWLVTPKLNITVDNYVLKAKIADAHKNGNPLTIKYSQNYDGGNNPEAATWTTIGANEIDAIINNAGSYDNKYEEVSLALPKGDIYVAFVYTSQAKISTTIDVESVYVGESNTTPTPNPNPDEVTLKTVQEIRTLYTASDVTITDNWKMKVVITSDKTAKNINDKNAFAQDETAGIALRFNAAHNFAVGDEIEVLLKDLKLSKFNNLLQISGITEDKTKKVGTKAVTAKTITLEQALSGNFESQLVTISDVQFKNKNAKYGDDKGSQWLTNCTKELTLYTTKDAVFANEKVSDKRGSITGNLSVFKNTVQLVIRTTNDLNFTANYTDCNGNNNGGGNSGGNSGTQGGVFFSEYIEGSSSNKYLEIYNGTDKEIDLSKYSIKLYTNGKTQATNTLILNATGVEKLAVGATLVIKNSNAKLTLPNGVTAYANDVCNYNGDDALELLHENTVIDVIGKVGEQPAVVWEVAGTPKATADKTLRRKVSVKKGNTDWANAAANEWEVLNKDTVDGLGKR encoded by the coding sequence ATGAACCTAAAAAGATTAATATCGGTTATCGGTGTATTTTTACTGACACTTGCCACTGCGGTGTCTTGTGTAAAAGATACAGATTACGAACTTCCTGATTTGAAGGAAACCGTCCCTACTTTTGACGGAAAAATAGTTGATTTTACAAAAGTTATCGGTACTGCTACAGCAGAAGTAACCGAGTATGCTAATAACGAAGCCTTTCAAGGATACGTAGTTTCAAGCGACGAGGGTGGAAATTTTTATGAAAAAATATACTTACAAAATGAAGCCAAAACTCAAGCTATAGCGATAGCTATTAGAAAATCAGGGATTTATGCTGATTTCCCTATCGGAGCTAAGGTGCAAATACGCTTGAAAGGACTTACCACGCAAATCAACAATGGTATTTTGGAGGTAGGCTATCAAATACACACATTAGGTAGCAGAAAAAGTGTTGGTAAAATGCCTGTATCGGTTTACAAAAAACACGTATTCAATTTGCAGGAAACACCAAAACCTCAAACTGAACTTAACAAGGATATTACCGAAGTAAAATCGGTAAAAAATGACGGCAGCTTGGGGCAACTCATTACTTTAAAAGGCGTTTCTTTCTCAAAAACTGATATTGGTAAAAAATTCCACATTAAAGAAAATGATGAACGACAAGGCACTGATTACACCCTTACAGATGACAAAGGAGAAACCGTGAAATTCAGAACAAGCCGTTATGCCAAATTTATCAATGAAACCGTTCCTGCTGGAAAATTAGACATTACTGGAATACTTACCAAATTCGGAAGCAACTATCAATTTTTAATTAACAACATTACAGACATTAAAGTAGTAGGAAATTCAGACAATAACAACGGGAACGACAACAATGTGGTAATTTCACAATTCCCATATAATCAGAATTTTGAAAAAGACCCTACCTCTGAAGGATGGAAAATAATTACCACCAAAGGCGAACGCAAATGGGAGAAAAAAGAATACAAAGGTACACATTATATGCGTATGACCGCCTTTGTAAAAGACAAACCAGTTACCAATGTAACTACCTGGTTAGTAACGCCAAAACTAAATATTACTGTAGATAACTACGTTTTGAAAGCTAAAATTGCCGATGCTCATAAAAACGGAAATCCGCTAACGATTAAATATAGCCAGAATTACGATGGAGGCAACAATCCGGAAGCAGCCACTTGGACTACTATCGGAGCTAACGAAATTGATGCAATCATCAATAATGCAGGTTCTTACGATAATAAATACGAAGAAGTTTCATTAGCGTTACCCAAAGGCGATATTTATGTGGCTTTTGTTTACACCAGCCAAGCTAAAATATCAACAACTATTGATGTTGAGAGTGTTTATGTAGGAGAAAGCAATACAACGCCTACCCCTAATCCTAACCCCGATGAGGTAACCTTAAAAACGGTTCAAGAAATTCGCACTCTTTACACCGCATCTGATGTAACCATTACGGATAATTGGAAAATGAAAGTCGTTATCACTTCGGATAAAACTGCCAAAAACATAAACGATAAAAATGCCTTTGCACAAGATGAAACGGCTGGAATTGCATTACGTTTTAATGCTGCCCATAATTTTGCTGTAGGTGATGAAATTGAGGTTTTACTTAAAGACCTCAAACTCTCAAAATTCAATAACTTACTTCAAATCAGTGGAATTACCGAAGATAAAACCAAAAAAGTAGGAACAAAAGCTGTTACTGCCAAAACTATCACATTAGAACAAGCCCTATCAGGAAATTTTGAAAGCCAATTAGTTACCATAAGTGATGTACAATTCAAAAACAAAAATGCTAAATACGGAGATGATAAAGGTAGCCAATGGCTTACCAATTGTACTAAAGAACTGACTCTTTATACCACAAAAGACGCTGTTTTTGCCAATGAAAAAGTGAGCGACAAAAGAGGAAGCATCACTGGTAATTTATCAGTATTTAAAAACACAGTACAATTAGTTATACGCACCACAAATGATTTAAATTTCACCGCCAATTATACCGATTGTAATGGCAACAACAACGGAGGTGGAAACTCTGGCGGAAATTCTGGAACACAAGGAGGTGTATTCTTTAGTGAGTATATAGAAGGTTCTTCAAGCAATAAATATCTTGAAATTTACAATGGCACCGATAAAGAAATTGACCTTTCAAAATATAGCATAAAATTGTACACCAACGGAAAAACACAAGCTACCAACACTTTGATTTTAAACGCAACAGGAGTTGAAAAGTTGGCTGTAGGAGCCACTTTGGTCATTAAGAATAGTAATGCAAAACTGACTTTACCTAATGGAGTTACTGCATATGCTAACGATGTTTGCAATTACAATGGAGATGATGCCCTTGAACTTCTGCACGAAAACACCGTTATTGACGTTATCGGTAAGGTAGGTGAACAACCAGCCGTCGTCTGGGAAGTTGCCGGAACCCCAAAAGCCACAGCTGACAAAACACTACGCCGAAAAGTAAGCGTTAAAAAAGGAAATACCGATTGGGCTAATGCCGCTGCAAATGAATGGGAAGTACTAAATAAAGATACTGTTGACGGACTCGGCAAAAGATAA
- a CDS encoding PD-(D/E)XK nuclease family protein: MENSFLKAVAQEAISQHSADFENLIFVVPGKRAALFLKKYVAQCITSASIAPEFLTIQELMVRISAIQRLDALPLLFEFYQTYLDTCKTEPNNFETFVSWGQTLLSDFNEIDQYLVNPNKIFPYINAIKEAEHWSGADDLTDAQKEHLKFWNTLGDYYFALQEKLTQQKKGYSGFIAKKAVENLPDFLQKNPNKKYVFAGFNALSTAEQRVIQAILADDISQIYWDIDYYFIEDEQHDAGLFIRKYIKKWKYYENRKPKWLGNDYLQPKTISITGLPNGVNQAHAIGEMLQGVKAEQLENTALILADENLLMPVLQSVKLEIPMNITMGYPLQYTPVNDLFTAYFRLYLSKNFYYKDIINFINQPFLQHIFPAQPKAAFLKYINENNISYLTREKMLTFFSEQKVSFILIQHNETELVNKLINNCLNIIYLIKSEVEFEKRKHILLLEYLYRFYQLFNQLKLLQEQYGYIDSVKTLYHFYLDVLQKSKLDFVGKPLEGLQLMGVLESRNLDFENVIIASVNEGVLPSGRRGNSFIPYDVKIALGLPTYKERDAIFSYHFYRLLQRAKTIDLFYDMNSNALNGKEKSRFVLQLLAQRIDKHQVIHQIKAPEVYPVVNTLIKVQKDEQVMQRLKAMAENGLSPSALTNYVLNPLIFYKQNVLQVYEERDVEETVEARTFGDIVHATLEALYKPVLHKVLTKKDILTMKSLVSNTVDKYFQEKLKSSEYKQGKNLLIYNVILEYLHRFLDKEIAEIENGTSIKVLDLEVQLKVPFDSEHLPFPVNIKGIVDRVELRNGILHIIDYKTGAVSAQNLGVTNWDLLITDFKYSKAFQLLTYAFMYYQSTEVKNIWASNFSFKRLNEGLVRFHTKISRGEKDYNISEAVIQEYKTVTEKLLLEIFNPKIPFQEV, translated from the coding sequence ATGGAAAATTCTTTTTTAAAGGCAGTTGCCCAAGAGGCAATAAGTCAGCATTCGGCTGATTTTGAAAATCTTATTTTTGTTGTTCCAGGTAAACGTGCCGCTCTGTTTTTGAAAAAATATGTAGCTCAATGTATTACATCGGCAAGTATCGCTCCTGAATTTTTGACCATACAAGAGCTTATGGTACGTATTTCAGCCATACAGCGGTTAGATGCTCTACCCTTGCTTTTTGAATTCTATCAAACCTATCTAGACACCTGTAAAACAGAACCTAACAATTTTGAAACCTTTGTAAGTTGGGGACAAACACTACTTAGCGATTTTAATGAAATTGATCAATATTTGGTTAATCCAAACAAGATTTTCCCATATATCAATGCTATTAAGGAAGCCGAACACTGGTCAGGTGCCGATGACTTGACCGATGCCCAAAAAGAACACTTAAAATTTTGGAATACTCTAGGCGATTATTATTTTGCACTTCAAGAAAAACTAACCCAACAAAAAAAGGGATATTCTGGATTTATAGCCAAAAAGGCTGTAGAAAATCTCCCTGATTTTCTGCAAAAAAATCCGAATAAAAAATATGTCTTTGCTGGTTTTAACGCTCTTTCTACCGCTGAACAACGCGTAATACAAGCCATTTTAGCCGACGATATTTCTCAAATATATTGGGACATTGACTATTATTTCATTGAGGATGAACAACACGACGCTGGGTTATTCATCCGAAAATACATCAAAAAATGGAAATATTATGAAAATAGAAAACCCAAATGGCTGGGCAACGACTATTTACAACCCAAAACCATTTCCATTACTGGTTTACCCAATGGGGTAAACCAAGCGCACGCCATAGGTGAAATGTTACAAGGCGTAAAGGCAGAACAACTGGAAAATACAGCACTCATTTTAGCAGATGAAAACCTGCTGATGCCCGTTTTGCAGTCGGTAAAATTAGAAATCCCTATGAATATTACTATGGGGTATCCTTTGCAATATACACCTGTAAATGATTTGTTTACAGCTTATTTTCGTCTGTATCTATCAAAAAATTTTTACTATAAAGACATCATTAACTTTATAAATCAGCCCTTTTTACAGCATATTTTTCCAGCGCAACCCAAAGCTGCATTTTTAAAATACATCAATGAGAATAATATTAGCTATTTGACTCGTGAGAAAATGCTTACTTTTTTCTCGGAACAAAAAGTCTCCTTTATTTTAATTCAGCATAATGAAACAGAGTTAGTTAATAAATTGATAAATAATTGCTTAAACATTATTTACCTTATCAAATCGGAAGTAGAATTTGAAAAACGTAAGCATATTTTACTTTTAGAATATTTGTATCGTTTCTACCAACTTTTCAACCAATTAAAACTATTACAAGAACAATACGGATATATTGATTCGGTAAAAACACTTTATCACTTTTATTTAGATGTTCTTCAAAAAAGCAAACTTGATTTTGTAGGTAAACCCTTAGAAGGACTACAACTTATGGGAGTGCTGGAAAGCAGAAACCTTGATTTTGAAAACGTAATTATAGCCTCAGTCAATGAAGGTGTGCTTCCTTCTGGGAGAAGGGGAAATTCGTTCATTCCTTACGATGTTAAAATCGCTTTAGGATTACCCACCTATAAGGAGCGTGATGCTATTTTTAGCTATCATTTTTATCGTTTGTTACAACGAGCCAAAACCATTGATTTGTTTTATGATATGAATAGTAATGCTCTCAATGGTAAAGAAAAAAGCCGATTTGTGTTACAACTTTTAGCACAACGAATAGATAAACATCAGGTAATACACCAAATTAAGGCGCCAGAGGTTTATCCTGTGGTAAACACGCTGATAAAAGTGCAAAAAGATGAACAAGTAATGCAGCGCCTTAAAGCTATGGCAGAGAACGGACTATCGCCCTCTGCATTAACTAATTATGTACTCAATCCGTTAATCTTTTACAAGCAAAATGTATTGCAAGTATATGAAGAGCGCGATGTGGAAGAAACCGTTGAAGCTCGTACCTTTGGCGATATTGTACACGCTACTCTGGAAGCCCTTTATAAACCCGTACTGCATAAAGTACTGACTAAGAAGGATATTCTGACAATGAAATCATTAGTATCCAATACAGTAGATAAATATTTTCAGGAAAAATTAAAATCCTCGGAATATAAACAAGGTAAAAACCTACTGATTTACAATGTAATTCTCGAATATCTTCATCGTTTCTTGGACAAAGAAATAGCAGAGATTGAAAACGGAACCTCAATTAAAGTACTTGATTTGGAGGTACAACTTAAAGTTCCTTTTGATTCTGAACATTTACCTTTTCCAGTTAATATCAAAGGAATTGTAGATCGGGTAGAGCTTCGTAACGGAATACTACATATTATAGACTATAAAACAGGAGCAGTAAGCGCCCAGAATCTGGGAGTTACCAATTGGGATTTGCTCATTACTGATTTCAAATACAGCAAAGCCTTTCAGCTACTCACCTACGCCTTTATGTACTACCAAAGCACAGAGGTCAAGAACATTTGGGCTAGTAATTTTTCTTTCAAAAGACTCAATGAAGGATTGGTAAGATTCCACACCAAAATTTCCAGAGGGGAGAAAGATTATAACATCTCTGAGGCAGTTATTCAAGAATATAAAACCGTTACCGAAAAACTTTTGCTTGAAATTTTCAATCCGAAAATCCCCTTTCAAGAAGTTTAA
- a CDS encoding TonB-dependent receptor — translation MYRIVCFLFVAILSFQSQAQSVVEGKVLDARIKTPLAGVRVLAQDTQSEVFTDNQGGFSLQLSQGKHVLIFFKKGYVEKKMIAEVSSGLRTEFPTVYLEADLIRDAEQQLVVISETDLEDDESSADMMSGLLQSSQDIFMRRAAFDFGAVFFKPRGFDSKDATVMINGIPMNRIENGRAQWSNWGGLNDVTRNQELSVGLNPSDYTFGGAFGSNYINIRPSLNRPGLRLSASVATASYTGRGMATYNSGMNESGLAYTISASRRWAPSGGYVDGTLYNAYSVFGAVEYEINPQNSLNLVAMFTPNRRGKSSPLTREVIDLAGYDYNPMWGYQNGDIRNSRNKIVSEPIFILSYNYEKENTRLDVNLGYQFGTLGNTRISYGNGQNPEPNYYRNLPSYYLNQTSGPNQHLADLQKTYFLENKQLDWASLYRANANATDSRSIFILSNDVNQERTFTGNINFSTPLHERITWRLGATYRNIYSDNYAQIDDLLGGKFFTNYDYFTSTPYDVNDPNLNKGKGDKWSYFYGLTSHVGEAYTQLEFDFNKLNFFVSGRYHYTEYEREGKFNYPLYKDSFGKGEKPIFNGVSTKAGFTYAITGRHLLQFNTGYINTPQAVRNTFANIRNSNRLLPNLKNETVYSADGSYILRMPYVKSRLTGYFAQIENTSETNFFFTEASLAEDVTSEFLSQTIEGIKKRHFGLEFGLEAQIVPTVKVTAVAAVGQHTYANNPSMVMSSGEIGIRSVDKVALKNYRVASGPQQAYSLGVEYRSPKYWWVAATGNFLARNYVSLSAINRSPLFFIDPKTKSNFTNIDKDLARELLKQERLDDVFLMNVIGGKSWRVKGKYISLFAGINNVLGQEFVSGGFEQSRKATYEGLAQDRAQGTPSFGPRYFVGYGRTYFVNLALSL, via the coding sequence ATGTATCGAATAGTATGTTTTTTATTTGTGGCAATACTATCTTTTCAATCTCAGGCTCAGTCTGTTGTGGAAGGAAAAGTGCTTGATGCCCGTATTAAAACGCCACTTGCAGGAGTTCGCGTGTTGGCACAAGATACGCAATCGGAAGTTTTTACCGACAATCAAGGGGGGTTTTCCCTACAACTCTCACAAGGCAAACACGTCTTGATCTTTTTCAAGAAAGGATATGTGGAAAAGAAAATGATTGCCGAGGTGTCGTCTGGTTTAAGAACGGAGTTTCCGACCGTTTATTTGGAAGCCGACTTAATCCGTGATGCTGAACAACAATTGGTGGTGATTTCTGAAACGGATTTAGAAGATGATGAAAGCAGTGCTGATATGATGTCGGGCTTATTACAAAGTTCACAAGATATTTTTATGCGACGCGCTGCCTTTGATTTCGGTGCAGTTTTCTTCAAACCTCGCGGATTCGACTCCAAAGACGCTACAGTGATGATTAACGGCATCCCGATGAATCGTATCGAAAACGGAAGAGCTCAATGGAGCAATTGGGGCGGACTTAATGACGTTACCCGAAATCAAGAACTTAGCGTGGGGTTAAACCCCTCTGACTATACTTTCGGCGGAGCTTTTGGTTCGAATTACATCAACATCCGTCCGTCTTTAAACCGACCTGGGCTTCGATTGTCAGCCTCAGTAGCCACTGCCAGCTATACAGGTAGAGGAATGGCTACATACAATTCTGGAATGAATGAAAGCGGATTAGCATACACCATTTCAGCTTCACGCCGATGGGCACCCAGTGGAGGATATGTTGACGGAACGCTTTACAATGCTTACTCGGTTTTCGGAGCAGTTGAGTACGAAATCAATCCGCAAAACAGTTTAAATTTGGTAGCGATGTTTACCCCAAATCGTCGCGGAAAATCCTCACCCTTAACGCGAGAAGTTATTGACCTTGCTGGATATGATTACAACCCAATGTGGGGTTATCAAAACGGAGATATCCGAAATTCAAGAAATAAAATTGTTTCTGAACCCATTTTTATCTTATCGTATAATTATGAAAAAGAAAACACACGTTTGGATGTGAATTTGGGTTACCAATTCGGAACTTTAGGCAACACTCGAATTAGTTATGGTAATGGGCAAAACCCCGAACCGAATTATTACCGTAACTTACCAAGTTATTACCTGAATCAAACCTCTGGACCCAATCAGCATTTGGCAGACTTACAAAAAACATACTTTTTGGAAAACAAACAGTTAGACTGGGCTTCACTTTACCGAGCCAATGCAAACGCTACCGATTCAAGAAGTATCTTTATCTTGAGTAATGATGTAAACCAAGAGCGTACATTTACTGGAAATATCAATTTTTCTACACCATTACACGAAAGAATTACTTGGCGATTAGGGGCTACCTATCGAAATATCTATTCGGATAATTACGCCCAAATTGACGATTTGCTCGGAGGAAAATTCTTTACCAATTACGATTATTTCACCAGTACTCCTTACGATGTGAATGACCCTAACCTAAACAAGGGCAAGGGCGATAAATGGAGCTATTTCTACGGACTGACCTCGCACGTTGGGGAAGCCTACACGCAACTTGAATTCGATTTCAATAAACTCAACTTCTTTGTATCGGGCAGATACCACTACACCGAATACGAACGTGAAGGAAAATTTAACTATCCGCTTTACAAAGATTCCTTTGGGAAAGGAGAAAAACCTATTTTTAATGGGGTAAGTACCAAAGCCGGATTTACTTATGCCATTACTGGAAGGCATCTGCTACAGTTCAACACAGGGTACATAAACACCCCTCAAGCTGTGCGAAATACCTTTGCTAACATACGCAATTCGAACCGATTGCTTCCTAATTTGAAAAACGAAACGGTTTATAGCGCCGATGGAAGCTATATCTTACGTATGCCTTACGTAAAATCACGCCTTACAGGGTATTTCGCTCAAATCGAAAACACTTCCGAAACGAATTTCTTCTTCACCGAAGCTTCTTTGGCTGAAGATGTAACCAGCGAATTTCTATCACAAACCATCGAAGGAATTAAAAAACGCCACTTTGGGTTGGAATTTGGCTTAGAAGCACAAATCGTTCCTACGGTAAAAGTAACAGCAGTAGCTGCAGTAGGTCAACACACTTATGCCAACAACCCTAGTATGGTAATGTCTTCTGGAGAAATCGGGATACGCTCAGTGGATAAGGTAGCTTTAAAAAACTATCGTGTCGCCAGTGGTCCGCAACAAGCATATTCTTTGGGAGTTGAATATCGGAGCCCAAAATATTGGTGGGTGGCAGCAACAGGAAACTTTTTAGCACGTAATTACGTATCGCTTTCGGCAATTAACCGTAGTCCGCTATTTTTTATCGACCCTAAAACAAAAAGCAATTTTACGAATATTGATAAGGATTTGGCTCGTGAACTACTAAAACAGGAGCGTTTAGACGATGTGTTTTTGATGAATGTCATCGGAGGAAAATCGTGGCGAGTTAAAGGAAAATACATCAGCTTATTTGCAGGAATAAACAACGTATTGGGGCAAGAGTTTGTCTCTGGAGGATTTGAACAATCCAGAAAAGCAACTTATGAAGGTTTAGCACAAGACCGAGCCCAAGGCACTCCTTCGTTTGGTCCCAGATATTTCGTAGGTTACGGAAGAACCTATTTTGTAAACTTGGCTTTAAGCCTATAA